The following proteins are encoded in a genomic region of Amycolatopsis sulphurea:
- a CDS encoding magnesium transporter MgtE N-terminal domain-containing protein, which translates to MAGNRVFAAQLAGLPVFGPDGESIGKVRDLVAGLRLDQQPPRVLGLVVELATRRRVFVPMLRVTSIEPNAVTLATGSVNMRHFTLRPNEVLVCGQLLDAHAMRTDGTTRVTIADAAMEPTRTRDWVLAKLAVRERSTRLALGRRRAAMQVLAWNEVAGLGLTDLTGQPQGAGQLLMLFDTMRAVDIAATVRDLPLKRRHEVAEAMDDERLADVIEELPEDDQKELLAHLPEERAADVLEAMNPDDAADLLAELAPAEQSRLLELMEPEESAPVKRLLAYSSDTAGGLMTPEPVVLTPDATIAEALAHIRNAELPSALATLIFVCRPPTATPTGRFVGVVHFQRLLREPPAELVASAVDTDLTALRPEAPLAEVTRYFAAYNLACAPVVDPEDHLLGAVTVDDVLDHLLPDDWRETGLHDFGLPSAVDPVDPDTPAGPAEPEEADRA; encoded by the coding sequence ATGGCGGGTAACCGGGTCTTCGCAGCTCAGCTGGCAGGTCTGCCGGTGTTCGGGCCCGATGGCGAGTCCATCGGCAAGGTCCGCGACCTGGTCGCCGGGCTGCGGCTGGACCAGCAGCCGCCCCGGGTGCTCGGGCTGGTGGTCGAACTGGCCACCCGGCGCCGGGTGTTCGTGCCGATGCTCCGGGTCACCTCGATCGAGCCGAACGCGGTCACACTCGCCACCGGTTCGGTGAACATGCGCCACTTCACCCTGCGGCCCAACGAGGTGCTGGTGTGCGGCCAGCTGCTCGACGCACACGCGATGCGCACCGACGGCACCACCCGGGTGACCATCGCCGATGCCGCGATGGAGCCCACCCGCACCCGGGACTGGGTGCTGGCGAAGCTCGCCGTACGCGAACGGTCCACCCGGCTGGCACTGGGCCGGCGCCGCGCGGCCATGCAGGTGCTGGCGTGGAACGAGGTGGCCGGGCTCGGCCTCACCGATCTGACCGGCCAGCCCCAGGGCGCTGGTCAGCTGCTGATGCTGTTCGACACCATGCGGGCGGTGGATATCGCGGCCACCGTGCGCGATCTGCCGCTCAAACGCCGGCACGAGGTGGCCGAGGCGATGGACGACGAACGCCTCGCCGACGTGATCGAGGAGCTGCCCGAAGACGACCAGAAGGAGCTGCTCGCCCACCTGCCCGAGGAGCGGGCCGCGGACGTGCTCGAAGCGATGAACCCGGACGACGCCGCGGACCTGCTCGCGGAACTGGCCCCGGCCGAGCAGAGCCGTCTGCTGGAACTGATGGAGCCCGAAGAGTCCGCGCCGGTCAAGCGGCTGCTCGCGTACTCCTCGGACACCGCAGGCGGGCTGATGACCCCGGAGCCGGTGGTGCTCACCCCGGACGCCACCATCGCCGAAGCGCTGGCGCACATCCGCAACGCGGAACTGCCCTCCGCGCTGGCGACCCTGATTTTCGTCTGCCGTCCGCCCACCGCGACCCCGACCGGCCGGTTCGTCGGCGTCGTGCACTTCCAGCGGCTGCTGCGCGAACCCCCGGCCGAGCTGGTCGCGTCCGCGGTGGACACCGACCTCACCGCTCTCCGGCCGGAAGCACCGCTGGCGGAGGTCACCCGCTACTTCGCCGCCTACAACCTCGCCTGCGCGCCGGTGGTCGATCCGGAGGATCACCTGCTGGGCGCGGTCACCGTGGACGACGTCCTCGACCATCTGCTGCCCGACGACTGGCGCGAGACCGGGCTGCACGATTTCGGCCTGCCCTCCGCCGTCGATCCGGTCGACCCCGATACCCCCGCCGGACCAGCCGAACCCGAGGAGGCCGACCGTGCCTGA
- a CDS encoding anti-sigma factor family protein encodes MTGWGLRESHLLPDVVVAFVDGELTPGARDRAAAHLACCPGCAGEVRAQRQAGAAVKQAGEPTMSAGFLASLRSIPEHTDLPGSPDNLAVTADGQLVAIQRPDRVAGLRDGASVLGGTAPLGTTAPLGQSANLLGGGRFGFSRKRAAQGAGVVVSGLVLSALALVGTAGDSGDGTGDQSPAQRNANLLPAQMSVPTTRQAPETAVTETSASSNPASSSSAVRPVDDRVPSAPAR; translated from the coding sequence ATGACCGGCTGGGGCCTGCGCGAATCCCATCTGCTGCCCGACGTGGTGGTCGCCTTCGTCGACGGCGAACTGACCCCGGGCGCGCGGGACCGGGCCGCCGCGCATCTCGCGTGCTGCCCCGGCTGCGCCGGCGAGGTGCGTGCGCAGCGGCAGGCGGGCGCGGCGGTCAAGCAGGCCGGCGAGCCGACCATGTCGGCCGGTTTCCTGGCCAGCCTCCGCTCCATTCCGGAACACACCGACCTGCCTGGTTCCCCGGACAACCTCGCGGTGACCGCGGACGGGCAGCTCGTGGCCATCCAGCGGCCGGACCGCGTGGCCGGGCTGCGGGACGGCGCCAGCGTCCTCGGGGGTACCGCGCCGTTGGGCACGACCGCGCCGCTTGGGCAGTCCGCGAACCTGCTCGGTGGCGGCCGGTTCGGATTCAGCCGCAAGCGGGCGGCACAGGGCGCGGGGGTGGTGGTCTCCGGTCTCGTGCTGAGCGCGCTCGCGCTCGTCGGCACCGCGGGTGACAGCGGGGACGGCACCGGGGACCAGAGCCCGGCCCAGCGCAATGCGAATCTGCTGCCCGCGCAGATGTCGGTGCCGACGACTCGGCAGGCACCGGAGACGGCGGTGACGGAGACGTCGGCGTCGTCGAATCCTGCGTCGTCGAGTTCGGCGGTGCGGCCGGTGGATGATCGGGTGCCCTCGGCTCCGGCTCGGTGA
- a CDS encoding Mrp/NBP35 family ATP-binding protein: MTGTQQLPSVDDVRTALKDVYDPEIKKPITDLGMVKDVAVGEDGAVTVGIYLTVAGCPLKATLTQDTTKAVAQLPGVTDVRVELDVMSDEQRTELRKSLRGDAAEPVIPFAQPGSLTRVYCVASGKGGVGKSSVTVNLAVAMAERGLSVGVVDADIYGHSIPRMLGAREKPTKVEKMIMPPQAHGVKVISIGMFTPGNAPVVWRGPMLHRALQQFLADVFWGDLDILLLDLPPGTGDIAISVAQLIPNAEILVVTTPQQAAAEVAERAGAIAMQTRQRVAGVIENMSWLETPSGERIEVFGAGGGQTVADSLSKSVGSKVPLLGQVPLDPRLREQGDEGTPLVLAEPEAPASQVLRDAAKQLAVRARGLAGMMLNVTPADR, from the coding sequence GTGACTGGTACACAGCAGCTCCCCAGCGTCGACGACGTCCGCACCGCGCTGAAGGACGTGTACGACCCGGAGATCAAAAAGCCGATCACCGACCTCGGCATGGTCAAAGACGTGGCGGTCGGCGAAGACGGCGCGGTCACCGTCGGCATCTACCTCACCGTGGCGGGCTGCCCGCTCAAGGCGACGCTGACCCAGGACACCACCAAGGCGGTCGCGCAGCTCCCCGGCGTCACGGACGTGCGGGTCGAGCTGGACGTGATGAGCGACGAGCAGCGGACCGAGCTGCGCAAGTCCCTGCGTGGCGACGCGGCCGAGCCGGTGATCCCGTTCGCGCAACCGGGTTCGCTGACCCGGGTGTACTGCGTGGCCTCGGGCAAGGGCGGGGTGGGCAAGTCCTCCGTCACGGTGAATCTGGCCGTTGCGATGGCCGAGCGCGGGCTGTCGGTCGGCGTCGTGGACGCGGACATCTACGGGCACTCGATCCCGCGCATGCTGGGCGCGCGGGAGAAGCCGACCAAGGTCGAGAAGATGATCATGCCGCCACAGGCACACGGCGTGAAGGTGATCTCGATCGGCATGTTCACCCCGGGCAACGCGCCGGTGGTGTGGCGCGGCCCGATGCTGCACCGCGCCCTGCAGCAGTTCCTCGCCGACGTGTTCTGGGGCGATCTCGACATCCTGCTGCTGGACCTGCCGCCGGGCACCGGCGACATCGCGATCTCGGTGGCACAGCTGATCCCGAACGCGGAAATCCTGGTGGTCACCACCCCGCAGCAGGCCGCGGCCGAAGTGGCCGAGCGCGCCGGGGCGATCGCCATGCAGACCCGGCAGCGAGTGGCCGGCGTGATCGAGAACATGTCCTGGCTGGAGACGCCCTCGGGCGAACGGATCGAGGTGTTCGGTGCCGGCGGCGGGCAGACCGTGGCCGATTCGCTGTCCAAGTCGGTGGGCTCGAAAGTCCCGCTGCTGGGCCAGGTCCCGCTCGATCCGCGACTGCGGGAACAGGGCGACGAGGGCACCCCGCTGGTGCTCGCCGAACCGGAGGCGCCCGCCTCGCAGGTCCTCAGGGACGCGGCGAAGCAGCTCGCGGTCCGGGCCCGTGGGCTGGCGGGGATGATGCTGAACGTGACCCCCGCCGACCGCTGA
- a CDS encoding DUF1003 domain-containing protein, translating into MPELSTGRRLDQPRSQARLRLNIDPDTFGRFTERVARFLGTGKYLFWQTLVVVVWIMLNLAALSLRWDPYPFILLNLVFSTQAAYAAPLILLAQNRQDDRDRVSLEEDRSRAAQTKADTEYLARELAALRLAIGEVATRDYLRSELDRLRDDLTVNTKPRKAKQA; encoded by the coding sequence GTGCCTGAACTGTCCACCGGCCGACGGCTCGACCAGCCGCGCAGCCAGGCCCGCCTGCGGCTGAACATCGATCCGGACACCTTCGGCAGGTTCACCGAACGAGTCGCGCGGTTCCTCGGCACCGGCAAGTACCTGTTCTGGCAGACGCTGGTCGTCGTGGTCTGGATCATGCTCAACCTGGCCGCGCTGTCACTGCGCTGGGACCCGTACCCGTTCATCCTGCTCAACCTGGTCTTCTCCACGCAGGCCGCGTACGCCGCGCCGCTGATCCTGCTGGCGCAGAACCGCCAGGACGACCGCGACCGCGTTTCGCTGGAGGAAGACCGTTCCCGGGCGGCGCAGACCAAGGCGGACACGGAGTATCTGGCGCGGGAGCTGGCCGCGCTGCGGCTGGCCATCGGCGAGGTGGCCACCCGCGACTACCTGCGCAGCGAATTGGACCGGCTGCGTGACGACCTGACCGTGAACACGAAGCCGCGCAAGGCGAAACAGGCGTGA
- a CDS encoding aminoglycoside phosphotransferase family protein — MLKLGWPHEESRDEPLALSTWAGRGAVLLLESAPEHGVLLLERLDDSRTLHGEPLLPAVEVLSELAHRLAVPAPAALTRSVAAEAERLQAELPRRWQDLGRPLPRRELDAALEACRDLGPTPAPLLANEDLHYENVLAGTREQWLVIDPKPIAGDLEYGAFSFLWNRFDESTLDDKLAASRLDPARAKA; from the coding sequence ATGCTCAAACTCGGCTGGCCGCACGAAGAATCCCGGGACGAGCCGCTCGCACTGTCCACATGGGCCGGCCGGGGTGCGGTGCTGCTCCTGGAATCCGCGCCCGAACACGGAGTGCTGCTGCTGGAACGGCTGGACGATTCCCGCACCCTGCACGGTGAACCGCTGCTGCCCGCGGTCGAGGTGCTCAGCGAGCTGGCCCACCGGCTCGCGGTACCCGCACCGGCCGCACTGACCCGTTCGGTGGCCGCGGAGGCGGAACGGCTGCAGGCCGAGCTCCCCCGGCGCTGGCAGGACCTCGGCCGCCCGCTGCCCCGCCGGGAGCTGGACGCGGCGCTCGAAGCCTGCCGCGACCTCGGCCCGACGCCCGCACCGTTGCTGGCCAACGAGGACCTGCACTACGAGAACGTGCTGGCGGGTACGCGCGAACAGTGGCTGGTGATCGACCCGAAGCCGATCGCCGGCGACCTGGAGTACGGAGCGTTCTCCTTCCTGTGGAACCGGTTCGACGAGTCCACATTGGACGACAAACTGGCCGCGAGCAGACTGGACCCGGCCCGTGCGAAGGCCTGA
- a CDS encoding S1C family serine protease: protein MTDQPNANPAQPGAVGADRLAPRPLERPAVDPAQTAVFGRPHGVEGAFDKLYTQPSNSNGGNGFGLAPPPPESLAEAFRRPPGAEDVLLQRPLEATGEPPEPEEPLWTDQRDPWRDPGSGAVLAGPAVTAEDSAEESGTRPGGALLSLPEVLFGRRVKPRALALLGVLALLVGAVGGLVSWWLADTGSSLTGSATISEAEAAKERPPGSLADIAKRVSPAVVALEVVKPGADAGEQGSGVVIDPQGYILTNEHVVSSASGDSSVKITAIFNDGTRTAAKLVGADQKTDLAVVKVAVTNPVVMQLGKSADLQAGDAVIAVGSPLALQNSITSGIVSALDRPVTAGGDNGAPPVTYEAIQTDAAINHGNSGGALVDATGALVGINSAIRSSSADGGSIGIGFAIPSDYAVKIARELIAHGKVVHADIGINAASVAGSTSMGAQVQNVVPNGPAAAAGIKEGDVITKVGDRLVRDSAELTVAVRNHDPGTVVPVQLARSGALLVVDVTLGSD from the coding sequence ATGACCGACCAGCCGAACGCGAACCCAGCCCAGCCCGGCGCCGTGGGGGCGGACCGGCTGGCGCCGCGGCCGCTCGAGCGGCCCGCGGTCGATCCGGCGCAGACCGCGGTGTTCGGCCGTCCGCACGGGGTCGAGGGCGCGTTCGACAAGCTCTACACGCAGCCGTCGAACAGTAACGGCGGCAACGGTTTCGGCCTCGCCCCGCCGCCACCGGAATCGCTCGCCGAGGCGTTCCGCCGTCCGCCGGGGGCCGAGGACGTGCTGCTGCAGCGGCCGCTCGAAGCGACCGGCGAACCACCCGAGCCGGAGGAGCCGCTGTGGACCGATCAGCGGGATCCGTGGCGTGATCCGGGTTCCGGGGCGGTGCTGGCCGGTCCGGCGGTGACCGCCGAGGACTCCGCGGAGGAGTCCGGGACCCGGCCCGGCGGGGCGCTGCTGAGCCTGCCCGAGGTGCTGTTCGGCCGCCGGGTCAAACCGCGGGCGCTCGCCCTGCTCGGTGTGCTGGCGCTGCTCGTCGGCGCGGTCGGCGGGCTGGTCTCCTGGTGGCTGGCCGACACCGGGTCCTCGCTCACCGGCAGTGCCACGATCTCCGAGGCGGAGGCGGCCAAGGAACGCCCGCCCGGTTCGCTGGCCGACATCGCCAAGCGGGTCTCGCCCGCGGTCGTGGCGCTCGAAGTGGTCAAACCCGGCGCGGACGCCGGGGAACAGGGCTCCGGCGTGGTCATCGACCCGCAGGGCTACATCCTCACCAACGAACACGTGGTGTCCTCCGCGAGCGGGGACTCCTCGGTCAAGATCACCGCGATCTTCAACGACGGCACCCGCACCGCGGCCAAGCTCGTCGGCGCGGACCAGAAGACCGACCTCGCGGTGGTCAAGGTGGCGGTGACCAACCCGGTGGTGATGCAGCTGGGCAAGTCGGCCGACCTGCAGGCCGGTGACGCGGTGATCGCGGTCGGCTCGCCGCTGGCCCTGCAGAACTCGATCACCTCCGGCATCGTCAGTGCGCTCGACCGGCCGGTCACCGCGGGCGGGGACAACGGCGCGCCGCCGGTCACCTACGAGGCCATCCAGACCGACGCGGCGATCAACCACGGCAACTCCGGGGGCGCGCTGGTCGATGCGACCGGGGCGCTGGTCGGCATCAACTCGGCGATCCGCTCCTCGAGCGCGGACGGCGGCAGCATCGGCATCGGCTTCGCCATCCCCAGCGACTACGCGGTCAAGATCGCCAGAGAACTGATCGCGCACGGCAAGGTCGTGCACGCCGACATCGGCATCAACGCGGCCAGCGTGGCCGGATCCACCAGTATGGGCGCCCAGGTGCAGAACGTCGTCCCGAACGGCCCGGCGGCCGCGGCCGGGATCAAGGAGGGCGACGTGATCACCAAGGTCGGCGACCGGCTGGTGCGCGATTCCGCCGAGCTGACCGTGGCCGTGCGCAACCACGACCCCGGCACGGTGGTGCCGGTGCAGCTGGCCCGCTCCGGCGCGTTGCTCGTCGTGGACGTTACTCTCGGCAGCGACTGA
- a CDS encoding O-methyltransferase — translation MSSGTQAASEAEPVGAEHVDGYLPDDDVLTMARARADELGCPPLAPGAGTTLRFLAATLGARAVVEVGTGCGVSGLYLLRGMAAAGVLTSIDIEPEFQRAARRTFLDAGYPPGRMRLITGRALDVLSRLTPGGYDLVFVDAARIEYPGYYEQGVALLRRGGIIAFHNVLAGGHVVDPSRRDPETLALREVARAVREDERLVPALLPVGGGLLLATVG, via the coding sequence GTGAGTTCCGGGACGCAGGCGGCGTCGGAAGCCGAGCCGGTGGGTGCCGAGCACGTCGACGGGTACCTGCCCGACGACGACGTGCTGACCATGGCGCGGGCCCGCGCGGACGAGCTCGGCTGCCCCCCGCTGGCGCCTGGAGCAGGCACGACGCTGCGGTTCCTCGCCGCGACGCTCGGCGCCCGCGCGGTGGTGGAGGTCGGCACGGGCTGCGGCGTGAGCGGGCTGTACCTGCTGCGCGGGATGGCCGCGGCCGGCGTGCTCACCTCGATCGACATCGAGCCGGAATTCCAGCGTGCGGCCCGCCGGACGTTCCTCGACGCCGGGTACCCGCCGGGGCGGATGAGACTCATCACAGGCCGCGCGCTCGACGTGCTTTCCCGGCTCACCCCGGGCGGCTACGACCTGGTGTTCGTGGACGCCGCGCGGATCGAGTACCCGGGCTACTACGAGCAGGGCGTGGCCCTGCTTCGCCGCGGCGGGATCATCGCCTTCCACAACGTGCTCGCCGGCGGCCACGTGGTCGACCCTTCCCGACGCGACCCGGAAACGCTTGCTCTGCGTGAGGTGGCACGGGCCGTCCGAGAGGACGAACGGCTGGTCCCGGCGTTGCTGCCGGTGGGTGGCGGGCTGCTTCTCGCGACCGTGGGCTGA
- a CDS encoding DUF4190 domain-containing protein has protein sequence MTEGDDGYEPPSFEHQPYPPQGPPPGPGLAIASLVCSIAGFVLCAPLAVAGIVMGHIAHARARRGRAPAGAVAVAGFVVGYGALVVWGIVIAWILHALSTSGVFR, from the coding sequence ATGACCGAGGGCGACGACGGTTACGAGCCCCCGTCCTTCGAGCACCAGCCGTACCCACCGCAAGGCCCGCCGCCCGGACCGGGCCTGGCGATCGCGTCGCTGGTGTGCTCGATCGCCGGGTTCGTGCTGTGCGCGCCGCTGGCCGTGGCGGGAATCGTGATGGGACACATCGCACACGCCAGGGCCCGCCGGGGGCGCGCCCCCGCTGGTGCGGTCGCGGTCGCCGGATTCGTCGTCGGATACGGCGCGCTCGTCGTGTGGGGGATCGTGATTGCATGGATCCTGCACGCACTGTCCACGTCCGGGGTCTTCCGCTGA
- the tatB gene encoding Sec-independent protein translocase protein TatB: MFDSIGWGEILVLIVAGLFILGPERLPEAAAWMARSVRKVREFATGAREQLREEMGPEFDQLRKPLEDLRGLRNFDPKRVVTQHLFDGDADPLGLNSINGTNGSNGSPAIKPQSSVPQPEPLKPGERPPIDPDAT, translated from the coding sequence GTGTTCGACAGCATCGGCTGGGGCGAGATTCTCGTCCTCATCGTCGCCGGTCTCTTCATCCTCGGTCCCGAGCGGCTGCCCGAGGCGGCCGCCTGGATGGCCCGCAGCGTTCGCAAGGTCCGCGAGTTCGCCACCGGTGCGCGCGAGCAGCTGCGTGAGGAGATGGGCCCGGAGTTCGACCAGCTCCGCAAACCGCTGGAGGATCTGCGCGGGCTGCGCAACTTCGACCCGAAGCGCGTCGTCACCCAGCATCTGTTCGACGGCGACGCGGATCCGCTCGGCCTGAACTCGATCAACGGCACGAACGGCTCGAACGGCAGCCCCGCGATCAAACCGCAGAGCAGCGTGCCGCAGCCGGAGCCGCTCAAGCCGGGGGAGCGCCCGCCGATCGACCCGGACGCCACCTGA
- a CDS encoding DUF4190 domain-containing protein produces MTNPPNPPGREDPPATAEPTGFEPPATAEPAPFEPPATAGPGAPSAGEPVVVPPPLPGEPTPSAKPDATPPAAEPAQPSAAVPMPPSGWTAPEPGFVTPGSTPTGYHVPGSDPSGIPVYGSVGQPPAYGQPGYSAVSPYPPATGGYPAYGQPYQPYGLPPEQNTGLAIGALVCSLVGILTCLLALPGVIMGHIALSKANRGEAGGRGMALAAIAVGYAFIALYVSFGITVGIMGATGYFDTSYFDR; encoded by the coding sequence ATGACGAACCCGCCGAACCCGCCCGGCCGCGAAGACCCGCCGGCCACCGCCGAACCGACCGGTTTCGAGCCTCCCGCGACCGCGGAACCGGCCCCGTTCGAGCCACCGGCGACGGCCGGGCCCGGAGCACCGTCGGCGGGCGAGCCCGTTGTCGTTCCGCCGCCCCTGCCTGGTGAACCCACGCCGTCCGCGAAGCCCGATGCCACGCCGCCTGCCGCCGAGCCCGCACAGCCCTCCGCCGCCGTTCCGATGCCGCCCTCCGGCTGGACCGCCCCGGAACCCGGCTTCGTCACCCCGGGCAGCACCCCGACCGGTTACCACGTGCCCGGATCCGATCCCAGCGGAATACCCGTGTACGGCAGCGTCGGTCAGCCACCGGCGTACGGGCAGCCCGGCTACTCCGCCGTCAGCCCGTACCCACCGGCGACTGGCGGCTATCCCGCGTACGGGCAGCCGTACCAGCCCTACGGTCTACCGCCGGAGCAGAACACCGGGCTCGCCATCGGCGCGCTCGTCTGCTCGCTCGTCGGGATACTGACCTGTCTCCTCGCCCTCCCCGGCGTCATCATGGGCCACATCGCACTGTCCAAAGCCAACCGCGGCGAAGCAGGCGGGCGCGGCATGGCGCTCGCCGCGATCGCGGTCGGCTACGCGTTCATCGCGCTCTACGTGAGCTTCGGGATCACGGTCGGGATCATGGGCGCAACGGGCTACTTCGACACGAGCTACTTCGACCGCTAA
- a CDS encoding SPFH domain-containing protein, translating to MIVEIVSAVVVAGGLWLASAVRVVKQFEQGLVFRFGRVRPQVRAPGLVMLVPIADRLQKVNMQVVTMPVPGQDGITRDNVTVRVDAVVYFKVVDPVLAAVHVQDYGAAIGQVAQTSLRSIIGKSDLDDLLANRERLNQGLELMIDSPALGWGIHIDRVEIKDVALPESMKRSMSRQAEAERERRARVISADGELQASHKLAQAAATMESTPAALQLRLLETVVQVSAEKNSTLVLPFPVELLRFLDARTEEATATPRPRTESDALPGD from the coding sequence ATGATCGTCGAGATTGTCAGCGCAGTGGTCGTCGCGGGCGGGCTGTGGCTCGCGTCCGCGGTCCGCGTGGTGAAGCAGTTCGAGCAGGGCCTCGTGTTCCGGTTCGGCCGGGTCCGTCCGCAGGTGCGGGCACCGGGCCTGGTCATGCTGGTGCCGATCGCCGACCGGCTCCAAAAGGTGAACATGCAGGTCGTCACCATGCCGGTCCCCGGGCAGGACGGGATCACCCGGGACAACGTCACGGTGCGGGTGGACGCGGTGGTGTACTTCAAGGTGGTCGACCCGGTGCTGGCCGCGGTGCACGTGCAGGACTACGGCGCCGCGATCGGGCAGGTCGCGCAGACCTCGCTGCGCTCCATCATCGGCAAGAGCGATCTGGACGATCTGCTGGCCAACCGGGAACGGCTCAACCAGGGCCTGGAGCTGATGATCGACAGCCCGGCGCTGGGCTGGGGCATCCACATCGACCGGGTGGAGATCAAGGACGTCGCGCTGCCGGAGTCGATGAAACGGTCGATGTCCCGCCAGGCCGAGGCCGAGCGCGAACGCCGGGCACGAGTGATCTCCGCGGACGGCGAACTGCAGGCCTCGCACAAACTCGCCCAGGCCGCCGCGACGATGGAATCGACCCCGGCCGCGTTGCAGCTGCGTCTGCTGGAGACCGTGGTCCAGGTGTCTGCGGAGAAGAACTCCACGCTGGTGCTGCCATTCCCGGTGGAGCTGCTGCGTTTCCTCGACGCGCGCACTGAAGAAGCAACCGCGACGCCGAGGCCGCGTACGGAGAGCGACGCGCTGCCTGGTGATTAG
- a CDS encoding MFS transporter: MTFPASPTRRVKVAVAAAGFTSFALLYAPQPVLPQLAAQYHLDPGGASLAVSVATGALAISVLPIAALSEVVGRRPVIVASVVISTILGLLLPLMPNYSLLLVLRAVQGVAIAGFPGVATAYLVERLGKVGVAAAVGAMIAGNSIGGMTGRLATGFTAGPVGWRGALYVVAGVSLVCAVVTVLALPPSQRQPGEGRQTARDVAVGLLAAVRRPVLLAQYAVALLAMGAFVAMYNAAGFRLTGAPLNLTPALASLVFLAYALGSVSSATASRLTARTGRRRALLGVLLAMAIGGVLTIPDSLPLIVIGFVVLTAAFFAAHSIANSWAAAEAPENARGQVGGLYTLMYYLGSSVGGAIGSVVYGEAGWSWLIGAVVVWLALAATAVVAGTATRVERRVLAHS; encoded by the coding sequence GTGACCTTTCCCGCCAGCCCGACCCGCCGCGTCAAGGTCGCCGTGGCCGCCGCCGGTTTCACCTCGTTCGCCCTGCTCTACGCCCCACAGCCGGTGCTGCCGCAGCTCGCCGCGCAGTACCACCTCGACCCCGGCGGCGCTTCGCTCGCGGTGAGCGTCGCCACGGGTGCGCTCGCCATCTCGGTGCTGCCGATCGCCGCACTGTCCGAAGTGGTCGGACGACGGCCGGTGATCGTCGCGTCTGTGGTGATTTCCACCATTCTCGGGCTGCTGCTGCCGCTTATGCCGAACTACTCGCTGCTGCTCGTGCTTCGCGCCGTACAGGGCGTCGCGATCGCCGGGTTCCCCGGTGTGGCGACGGCATACCTGGTGGAACGGCTGGGCAAGGTCGGGGTGGCGGCAGCGGTCGGCGCGATGATTGCGGGCAATTCGATCGGTGGCATGACCGGTCGGTTGGCCACGGGATTCACCGCGGGTCCTGTCGGCTGGCGAGGTGCGCTGTACGTGGTCGCGGGGGTCTCGTTGGTCTGCGCGGTGGTGACTGTGCTCGCGTTGCCGCCGTCGCAGCGACAGCCGGGGGAGGGGCGGCAGACGGCCCGCGACGTCGCTGTCGGGCTGCTTGCTGCCGTACGTCGTCCGGTACTGCTTGCGCAGTACGCGGTCGCGTTGCTGGCTATGGGAGCCTTCGTCGCGATGTACAACGCCGCAGGCTTCCGTCTGACCGGCGCGCCGCTGAATCTCACGCCTGCGCTCGCTTCGCTCGTGTTCCTCGCGTACGCGCTCGGGTCGGTCTCTTCGGCCACTGCTAGCCGTCTCACTGCCCGGACCGGACGACGGCGCGCGCTTCTCGGCGTACTGCTGGCAATGGCGATCGGCGGCGTCCTGACGATTCCCGACTCGCTGCCGTTGATCGTGATCGGCTTTGTGGTCCTTACTGCCGCGTTCTTCGCTGCCCACTCGATCGCGAACAGCTGGGCCGCGGCTGAAGCGCCGGAGAACGCGCGCGGTCAGGTCGGCGGCCTCTACACGCTCATGTACTACCTCGGCAGCAGCGTCGGCGGAGCAATCGGCAGCGTCGTCTACGGCGAAGCAGGCTGGAGCTGGCTGATCGGCGCCGTTGTGGTGTGGCTCGCGCTGGCGGCAACGGCCGTCGTAGCCGGCACGGCAACCCGGGTTGAACGCCGTGTGCTGGCTCACTCCTGA
- the sigE gene encoding RNA polymerase sigma factor SigE, with translation MEVPAPPMQNADMTVAEPVAVEPAAAAWTPPSWDEVVREHADRVYRLAYRLTGNTHDAEDLTQETFIRVFRSLASYKPGTFEGWLHRITTNLFLDLARRRQRVRMEGLPEDTDRIVGDDPSPEQHYSDTHLDPDLDAALDELPPEFRAAVVLCDVEGLSYEEIGTTLGVKLGTVRSRIHRGRSALRASLERRRAERGESVKVSV, from the coding sequence ATGGAGGTGCCTGCTCCCCCGATGCAGAACGCCGATATGACCGTCGCCGAGCCGGTGGCCGTGGAACCCGCGGCCGCGGCGTGGACGCCGCCGTCCTGGGACGAGGTGGTGCGCGAGCACGCCGACCGGGTCTACCGGCTGGCCTACCGCCTGACCGGCAACACCCACGACGCCGAGGACCTCACCCAGGAGACCTTCATCCGGGTGTTCCGCTCGCTCGCGTCGTACAAGCCCGGCACCTTCGAGGGCTGGCTGCACCGGATCACCACGAACCTCTTCCTCGACCTGGCCCGCCGCCGCCAGCGCGTGCGCATGGAGGGGCTGCCCGAGGACACCGACCGGATCGTCGGCGACGACCCGAGCCCGGAGCAGCACTACAGCGACACCCACCTGGACCCGGACCTCGACGCCGCGCTCGACGAGCTGCCGCCGGAGTTCCGCGCCGCGGTCGTGCTGTGCGACGTGGAAGGCCTGTCCTACGAGGAGATCGGCACCACGCTGGGCGTCAAGCTGGGCACCGTGCGCAGCCGGATCCACCGCGGCCGTTCCGCGCTGCGTGCCTCGCTGGAGCGCCGTCGTGCCGAACGAGGCGAGTCTGTCAAGGTGTCGGTATGA